One Cardiocondyla obscurior isolate alpha-2009 linkage group LG09, Cobs3.1, whole genome shotgun sequence genomic window, cagtaacaataattataaaaatgttatttttgtcgttttttttttatcgtagaTATGCCGCCTCCAGCATCACCTAGTCCACCTAACAAGACGGTGATTTCGATTGATCCATTGAGTAGCAGTCCTCAATCTCCTGGACAGTTCTTTACTTCACAGCAAAGTAATCACTTCAACTTTAATAGCAGCACTATAAACATGATAAATGCTACACCGTATCTACCGTTGCCAGGTGGAAGCCCTAGTGCAATACCAACACCATCATCTCCCAATAATATACCTCTCAACGAACCTCCACCACCTCTGCCACCTAGACCTAAACGACGAGAAAATTCATGTAGCGAATCACCACAACAAGTAAGATTTTAAGATTTATCTAGTTTACAAATTTCAAATTGTATTGTGCTAATTTTTAAAGTTCTGCattgcgttaaaataaaaatatctgtgTTAAATTTCGTGAAAGATAAGATAATTATTGTAggatttttttcaagaaaataagaaatttttattgaatatatttagGCAAAACAAGATCCAAATGCACCAATTCTTCCTCCGAGAGATGATATTTCACCTCCGCCGATACCACCACGACTTCCAACGACGCTAAATCCAAGTAGTTCGGCATTACTAACGCGTCGAAATTCCACGCTAGAAAATACATGCTGTACTGTCGTTCATACACGACCAGCGAGACATATGTCTGTCAATAGTCCTAGCCCTACAAAACTTCCACCAACGCAGCCTAACGGTGAGataccattttttaaacatttatatgtatttacgtaacaaatattaatttgcgtaCTATTGTTTCAGGTTCAGTGACGCCAAAGTTACCACCGAAACCTTTACCGGGACGTCCACCAACCACTACCATGTTTAATTTCAACGCTCCTCCCGGACCTAGTTAAGTATCTTCCTCCTCACTATTTTTTTACCTTGTTGAGAAAAAAACATCTTCAGTCACAGCTTAGTCCATTCGGTAAGTTAAATaaagttgaaatttttcttgtacaaattataaaaaaatattaacaaattgatggactccgaaaaaaaaaaacatttattacgataaattattaaatatgggaaatattacataataattttacaattctgttgatgaattttaaaatctgttgACTAAAATAGCAGATGTTTTtcaaatcttattttatataatcttACTGAATAGACTATACTGCTCAAGTGTCAGTTACCTGAATggcttccttttttttcaatctccATCTCCTTCAAACACAACTGTGATATAGTTTccatataaaatatgttaatgtaATTAGACATTTAGATTTTAAagtaatagatataaaaaagttatgtGTATTGAAATgaatagatatacatatacatatatatgtatatattcattacatgtatgtatttatatacatatacatacattgcAATTTTgtatctatacatatatgtattgaatcaatattaagaaaagtgtaaatggaaaatatatatatgtatatgtgtgtatgtgtataaggagggagagaaagagagagggagaaaaagaaattacatgtatattattataaatatatacatacttatagattgtaataatttctaggaaaaaaaatatggcattatgtaaaataaaaaagtatattgtGTAACAGTACATTGGTAATTTTCACCTTGTCTGcggattttttgttttttttcagtgCATCTGATAATAATTCGAGACTCGAATGTTGAAAAGCCTAAGTGTAAAGTTTATTATACATACGAAAAAGTGTCCGTTTACTATGGATCCTGTACAGAGTAATACCCTGTAGAACATGAACTGACGTTATTTGGAATGATACTGAGAGTAGAGAATACTTACGTAAGAGAAGGTTTggcttaattttttcttattatactCCCTCAACTTTGAGTTTTATGAATGGAATGTATATGATAAACAGATAACGTTTGACTTTACGGGACTTCCCATACTGTAGAGCTATCACTGCGTTTGCTATGCCTAACATCGCCGTGAGAATCTAAAACATCGCTCAATTTGCTGAATCGTCTGGCCCAGCTTCCTCTACCAATGCTTCCGGCCTCCCTCAAGACCGAAAGTAAATCTTCTTCGTCGTCTTTTCCCctcatttctttttcgtatttttcttcttgaGCGATCAATCGTTCACGCTGCAGCTGAGTCGTTAGAGAATGCGGTACGGCTGGTATTACATAACTCATTATACCGGTAAGTGCAAAAACctataagaaaattattttttactcctaaagaaaattaatttatttcctcaTTATTAAAAGAATGAATTTCTTGACTTACAACATGTTCGAAGACAACGACGAAAGCTAAACGCGCGGCAAAAACGTGCCAGTACTGTGGACTGAGCCCATAAGGCTCAATAGAGTGATCTGGGCCGTTTCTGTAGCCTCTGTACTGACATGTCTCTGGATGTTCGTCTTCTACGTCACTTTTCATGTCGTCGCGATAATCGGAAGTATTGAATTCTGACAAGGAGCTATCGATGTAGCCTACCAAATCTTCAGTAGGCGAATAAACGAACGTGTACACACTTCGTGGGATGAAGTCAGATGTGTACGCGATAACAAAAGCCTGGAACACATATATTTTGTGAGACCGAGAGGTAAAACGACTTATGCGACTCGATAAACGCTGGAACGAGCATATATACGTACATTTGATACCACTGCTACGTAAGTCACACCCCTAAGAATACCAAACCAAGCGCCAATATCTTCCACCCGCTCGGCCAACGGTCTTCGAGCTTCCTTGACCATTTTGTACGCGTCTAATCTTATCTCGGCGATATTGTTCAACAAAGCGAATAGAGGTGCCAACGGGAACGCCGCTACGAATAATGTCACAAATCCGTACTGTAAgactgtaaaaattaaaaaaagaaagtctaTAAAAgtgaagatttttttttttttttaattaaagcgtaGCTGGCACAGCACGAGACTTACTCATCTCTAAATATTCATCGAACAGAGCTAATCTGCCCGGATCTTGAAGCTGATAATCTTTCTCCCAACAAGTATACCTTCTATCGTGGTTTTTTGTCGCCGCTACTTGCGTTCTTTTGCGCCACCAATTCCACAATTTCGGTGACAAGATTtcaacgaaattattaaagcaTTGTTTACCGACCATTATGATTGCAAGCTGAATACAGACTTCCGAAAGGCAGCCAGCGGGATCGCACACGTCCGTTTTAATGCGATAAAACTCCGATGCCCTCGCATCTGCGTCGCCAGGGTGAACGAAAAATCTTCCCTAAAATAAATGGAATTTAACAGCTGTTCGTTATATATTAACGTACGTTGATGTGTCTTAACGTACCTTAAAAAAGGCGATGTAAATCAAAGAGGAATAAAAGTTGACGaactcgaataaaaatattttaaacgtgtAACTGGCCTCGTATTCCGTCTGCGTTCTCGGATTTTCCATATTGACCATCCAGCGTGCCAACCGATGATATATTCGCGTGAgtatcattataattattaaattaatgagagCGGCAGTCATGGAAGTGAAGATTTTCGCATGTCTTTTTAAAAAGGTACCACCTCCACCATAAAAGACGGCAACCAGGGAAATGCGATAAACAATTGTCCCTAAAACTGCCCCGAGGACTACACACATCTGCGAAAAGGAAATAACGATGTAATAAATGGCCGAGGAGACATACGCACCTTGCGCATCGAGAAAACTACCAAAACGCAGTTACCataaaaaatactattgaGCCAGTAGCCAAATATCGGATGGCTTTAGAATACGCCGGTAAGTACggttctttctctttcgttacGGGATTTATTCGGAACGTTTTGACGGATGTCTCGAATTCTGGTCTGGGCTCTTCGTCGTATTCTGCGTTTTGAAGATCCCATTCCCAGACGATCACGGCCTGCCGTCGTTTCCACAGCTCGAGAAACGTAGTAGCTGTTATatcagtattaaaaaaaagttaaagtaaTCGTATTAAAATGCATGTAAATGCAAACGAGCGCgtagaaaaaaacatttaatttttctatcaaatCTTACCCCAGAAAGACATAAAAATAGCGAAAAAGACGGTCGCGGGATTGTCAAACAAATAAGTCAACTTCGAAAATATACAGGAATCACCGAGCTTTTGATAAGTGCATGCTTTGTCGCAAAGAGGACACAAGGTGATATTTCCtgaaacattaaataatacaaaataataaatattaacgctGTATAATTATTTGCCAATCACGCGGAACGTTTCAATAAATATCTACCAGCTAGATTAGAATCGCATATTTCCTTGCTGGGAATATTATCTTCGCCGTCCATACTCCCGAGACCGTAAATGAAGCACAAAAGTCCCACCACCGCCGGTGGATATAAGCATTTTGTGTAAAATCCCAGCCAAGCGAAGTAAAGGGCGACTTTCTCGCCGAAATATCGTCTTATTAACCACAGCGGTTGCTTTTTATACCTAAAAAGTATAcaatatcaaataatatacGTCTAAATACTCCAGTTTTAAGTGCTTCCTACTACCATTGCCCGGGTCTCGCCCATATTAAGTACAGCAGGTATCTATCGAGAATATCTCCGCTACGCATAGGCTTGTTATAAGGGCCTTCGTGCAAAGGAAAGCAGTCGATATACGTTCCGTCCGCTAAAAGTCTGCGGATGCCAGATTTTTCGTGATTCTCGTCGTATCTCGCTCGCAATAATATTTGCATAACTATCAACGATCTCTGAGCGGGCGTGTAAGCGTTGTCTCTTTCCTTCACGATGAACCTGAAACCAAGTATCGCTCGTGTACTCGacgataattatttcgatttttgaCCGGTCGAATGGACCGCCTCACCTCTCCTCGCGATCGCCGGAGTCTATGTAATCGTAAAAATGTGGCTCCTCGGGATATATCGACGTATCCCAGGTATGAATTTTATGCACCCACTTAGCCCACCGCGCCCATCGCGCCCAGAACTTCGACACTTCTTTGGCACCGTCCGTATCCTGTATcgaaaattacaataaacatattattttacgtgaaaTACAAAACGTGAAAATGCATCCGACATACCCAAGTTTTCATAGGGATCGTTTTGAACCTCTTCGTGGGTAATTTCAGGCCCATTATCTCGGCGTACTGCACCTTTATCTTCCACGGTAtatgtaactttaaaaaataggTTTTCCCGTCGAACGAGCTCTCCTTCGGCTCGAGCTCCAGCTGCAGGCCTTCCTTCAAAAGATTCTGCTGAAATATTCGCCTTTGCTCACGCCGACGTGCCTCTAATTCAGTCATCactccctcgctctcttcgCGGTAAACTAATACCATATCAATTCTTCGATGGCCAtcgctaaaattaaattcagtcGATTAATAGGCAGCTGCGAAACATTAAGAAATTCTTTCGAAGGACGAgccaattttaataattctccaGCTCACgcgtttatatgtatatgtatatatttcatatagaCCTTCTAAAAATACCCCGCTGAAATAAATGACTTTTCGCATTTTCCCCCCTTCTTCgcggttctttttttccctcgcgcaTGTTCAagtgacgataaaaaaatgataaggCAGTCGCTAACTTCCAGATAATTGTACCGAGCTTGTAATAATAGAAACGAGTGCCTATGTccatgtatatatgtataatacagcTCTCGATGCTCGATTGTCTAAAGCTCAAACGAGGCGGCACCGAAATAGACCGTGACATATCGCCGTGGTCGACGACTACTCACCGAAAATAAAGTACCTCGGGATCGATTCCCGCTTCTTTTGGCGGCAACGAATCTCCGGCGGTCTCGACGAAATCCAGCGAAACCGGCGTGTCCGGCAGCGAGGGGTTGATCTCTGGGCTGGTGGGCGCTGTGAGTTTGGGACCTTGCCCaagtttaaaaagaattatagtCTTTAGTACGCGCGGCTCGTTTTCGGTCTCCATTTAATTAGCAtgttcctctttcttttttttttttttttttaacgtgcgTGGATTTTCAGCAGATACTTAAACTTGGCGAATTTTCTGGCGAATTAATAACTCCGCGTATTTTACGAACTTCTTCCGAGCCATTGTATGTCGCTTCACCTTGAAAGCATCCTCGCGATTAATATCTATAATCTCGCAACATAGCTTCGCAAAAAGTAAGATgttattacgaaaaaaaagcaaaaagttAGCGACCAGGAAGTTGGAGCGCGCATTTGCACGGTGATAATACTAGAGCCCGAGCCGGAGCCGctgcattattaatatccGATATTCGTGACACGCTGACATTCGTACGCATATTGATCGAGGTTTACTGACATAGCTTTATTGCTGTTATAGACAACCGCGAGTTTCCACGAGCAGCcgctttttattctttactgTATATGTTCGCGTAGATCGTGCCTTGATCACGTCCACCACGTGTTCCGTTATTAAAACGCCatttggataaaaataaaactgacgTTCCCGCGGTGACGAGTGAACGCGGAATCtcctttctctgtctctcgatttttcaaattaattcaaagCCGGGGAAGAAACCCGCGGCCAGAAAACGTCAAGACGTTCGTACGGTGTCGCGTTAACCGTGCATCGACCTTGATGTATAAAGCCCCGCCGATGTTTGACGTATCAAGCGTGCGAAATCAATTCCTTACCGAAGGCATCCTGCGCGATCAGATTCGTTCCAGACGGATACACGCTGGCCCGCGATAATTTTCTCTTGACACTCGCCGGGGTACCACCGGCCAGCGAACCGTTCTTATCAGGCTCGCAAACGACGTCTCTGCTCGAATAAATGGACGAGATCGGCTCCGGAGATTTCGACGCCTTGTACGAGCCAGTCTTGCGCGACTTCGCCGAGGAGGCGCGGGACGTGTTACTGCTCGACTTCTCGTCGTTGAATTGATGCTCGACCGGGCTATTGTCGTCGGGATGAAGAAAGGTCCCCCAACTGCTAGGCCTTCGAACGTGGTTCtgctaaaatattattcggaCAAGAGCTTTGTGACTTCCCCTGAGGATCATTACGCAAAGTCGTGTGTTCATAATCGTATATCCTCGGTCATAAAACAGAAGCGTTACGGAAAGTCATCGTCGGTGCTTTAATCTCGTAATAGAATCGGCGACGATGCGAGCGGGGTAGAAATGAGTTCGCGAGGAATGAAATGGTCGGAGGATCGATATCTTAATTacctttaatataaaaaaaaaaaagggaaatcaACATTTCTGCTAATATAACACGCGGGGAAAATGGAACGGCGCATTACGCCGATCGCTACTAATTAAACTCGTAGCATTCGGTGAATATGTAGATTTGTGATAATGCACCCGGGCCCAGCGGCCACTTAACGAGCCCGACAA contains:
- the LOC139105337 gene encoding anoctamin-4 isoform X2; this encodes MDDKKLQVDDDTQNHVRRPSSWGTFLHPDDNSPVEHQFNDEKSSSNTSRASSAKSRKTGSYKASKSPEPISSIYSSRDVVCEPDKNGSLAGGTPASVKRKLSRASVYPSGTNLIAQDAFGPKLTAPTSPEINPSLPDTPVSLDFVETAGDSLPPKEAGIDPEVLYFRDGHRRIDMVLVYREESEGVMTELEARRREQRRIFQQNLLKEGLQLELEPKESSFDGKTYFLKLHIPWKIKVQYAEIMGLKLPTKRFKTIPMKTWDTDGAKEVSKFWARWARWAKWVHKIHTWDTSIYPEEPHFYDYIDSGDREERFIVKERDNAYTPAQRSLIVMQILLRARYDENHEKSGIRRLLADGTYIDCFPLHEGPYNKPMRSGDILDRYLLYLIWARPGQWYKKQPLWLIRRYFGEKVALYFAWLGFYTKCLYPPAVVGLLCFIYGLGSMDGEDNIPSKEICDSNLAGNITLCPLCDKACTYQKLGDSCIFSKLTYLFDNPATVFFAIFMSFWATTFLELWKRRQAVIVWEWDLQNAEYDEEPRPEFETSVKTFRINPVTKEKEPYLPAYSKAIRYLATGSIVFFMMCVVLGAVLGTIVYRISLVAVFYGGGGTFLKRHAKIFTSMTAALINLIIIMILTRIYHRLARWMVNMENPRTQTEYEASYTFKIFLFEFVNFYSSLIYIAFFKGRFFVHPGDADARASEFYRIKTDVCDPAGCLSEVCIQLAIIMVGKQCFNNFVEILSPKLWNWWRKRTQVAATKNHDRRYTCWEKDYQLQDPGRLALFDEYLEMILQYGFVTLFVAAFPLAPLFALLNNIAEIRLDAYKMVKEARRPLAERVEDIGAWFGILRGVTYVAVVSNAFVIAYTSDFIPRSVYTFVYSPTEDLVGYIDSSLSEFNTSDYRDDMKSDVEDEHPETCQYRGYRNGPDHSIEPYGLSPQYWHVFAARLAFVVVFEHVVFALTGIMSYVIPAVPHSLTTQLQRERLIAQEEKYEKEMRGKDDEEDLLSVLREAGSIGRGSWARRFSKLSDVLDSHGDVRHSKRSDSSTVWEVP
- the LOC139105337 gene encoding anoctamin-4 isoform X1, which gives rise to MDDKKLQVDDDTQQNHVRRPSSWGTFLHPDDNSPVEHQFNDEKSSSNTSRASSAKSRKTGSYKASKSPEPISSIYSSRDVVCEPDKNGSLAGGTPASVKRKLSRASVYPSGTNLIAQDAFGPKLTAPTSPEINPSLPDTPVSLDFVETAGDSLPPKEAGIDPEVLYFRDGHRRIDMVLVYREESEGVMTELEARRREQRRIFQQNLLKEGLQLELEPKESSFDGKTYFLKLHIPWKIKVQYAEIMGLKLPTKRFKTIPMKTWDTDGAKEVSKFWARWARWAKWVHKIHTWDTSIYPEEPHFYDYIDSGDREERFIVKERDNAYTPAQRSLIVMQILLRARYDENHEKSGIRRLLADGTYIDCFPLHEGPYNKPMRSGDILDRYLLYLIWARPGQWYKKQPLWLIRRYFGEKVALYFAWLGFYTKCLYPPAVVGLLCFIYGLGSMDGEDNIPSKEICDSNLAGNITLCPLCDKACTYQKLGDSCIFSKLTYLFDNPATVFFAIFMSFWATTFLELWKRRQAVIVWEWDLQNAEYDEEPRPEFETSVKTFRINPVTKEKEPYLPAYSKAIRYLATGSIVFFMMCVVLGAVLGTIVYRISLVAVFYGGGGTFLKRHAKIFTSMTAALINLIIIMILTRIYHRLARWMVNMENPRTQTEYEASYTFKIFLFEFVNFYSSLIYIAFFKGRFFVHPGDADARASEFYRIKTDVCDPAGCLSEVCIQLAIIMVGKQCFNNFVEILSPKLWNWWRKRTQVAATKNHDRRYTCWEKDYQLQDPGRLALFDEYLEMILQYGFVTLFVAAFPLAPLFALLNNIAEIRLDAYKMVKEARRPLAERVEDIGAWFGILRGVTYVAVVSNAFVIAYTSDFIPRSVYTFVYSPTEDLVGYIDSSLSEFNTSDYRDDMKSDVEDEHPETCQYRGYRNGPDHSIEPYGLSPQYWHVFAARLAFVVVFEHVVFALTGIMSYVIPAVPHSLTTQLQRERLIAQEEKYEKEMRGKDDEEDLLSVLREAGSIGRGSWARRFSKLSDVLDSHGDVRHSKRSDSSTVWEVP